The following coding sequences lie in one Arthrobacter sp. SLBN-122 genomic window:
- the hflX gene encoding GTPase HflX, whose protein sequence is MTSQPNTGSDPAAQDMSPQEIQAVIDRILAKDVPAKNVSTPAGEGSGNGKAVLGKAQAISRLDEEHSTYDGDQQDLEERRALRRRAGLSTELEDVTEVEYRQLRLERVVLAGLWSEGTLADAENSLRELAALAETAGSEVLDGLVQRRDKPDPGTFLGSGKALELKDIVMSTGADTVVVDAELAPSQRRGLEDIVKVKVIDRTALILDIFAQHAKSREGKAQVELAQLEYLLPRLRGWGESMSRQAGGQVGGAAAGMGSRGPGETKIELDRRRIRTRMAKLRREIAAMKPARETKRANRRRNEVPSVAIAGYTNAGKSSLLNRLTDAGVLVENALFATLDPTVRKAETADGLGYTLADTVGFVRSLPTQLVEAFRSTLEEVADSDLILHVVDVSHPDPEGQIAAVRKVFSEVDARKVPEIIVLNKADAADPFVVERLKQREPRHVVVSARTGEGIPELLKAISESIPRPSVKMDVLIPYDRGDLISKLHESDAEILNVDHVEAGTRAEVKVREGLASELEPFVVNE, encoded by the coding sequence ATGACCAGCCAGCCCAACACCGGTTCCGATCCAGCCGCCCAGGACATGAGTCCGCAGGAGATCCAGGCTGTTATCGACCGGATCCTCGCCAAGGACGTCCCGGCCAAGAATGTCAGCACGCCCGCCGGTGAGGGCAGCGGCAATGGAAAAGCGGTGCTCGGCAAGGCACAGGCTATTTCCCGCCTTGACGAAGAGCACTCAACCTACGACGGCGACCAGCAGGACCTCGAGGAACGGCGCGCCCTGCGCCGCAGGGCAGGCCTGTCCACCGAACTCGAAGACGTCACCGAAGTCGAGTACCGCCAGCTCCGCCTGGAGCGGGTGGTCCTGGCCGGGCTTTGGTCCGAGGGGACCCTTGCGGACGCCGAAAACTCACTGCGTGAGCTGGCGGCCCTCGCCGAGACCGCCGGTTCGGAGGTCCTGGACGGGCTGGTGCAGCGCCGCGACAAGCCGGACCCCGGAACGTTCCTGGGTTCAGGCAAGGCACTCGAACTCAAGGACATTGTCATGTCCACGGGTGCGGACACCGTGGTGGTGGACGCTGAACTGGCGCCTTCGCAGCGCCGTGGCCTTGAGGACATCGTCAAGGTCAAGGTCATCGACCGTACGGCCCTGATCCTTGACATCTTCGCCCAGCACGCCAAGAGCCGCGAAGGCAAGGCCCAGGTGGAGCTGGCGCAGCTGGAGTACCTGCTTCCCCGCCTGCGTGGCTGGGGCGAGTCGATGTCCCGACAGGCCGGTGGCCAGGTGGGCGGCGCGGCCGCCGGCATGGGCTCACGTGGCCCCGGTGAGACCAAGATCGAACTGGACCGGCGCCGGATCCGTACCCGCATGGCGAAGCTGCGGCGTGAAATCGCCGCAATGAAGCCGGCGCGCGAGACCAAACGGGCCAACCGCCGTCGTAATGAAGTGCCCTCCGTGGCAATTGCGGGGTACACCAACGCCGGCAAGTCCTCCCTCCTTAACCGGCTTACGGACGCCGGAGTCCTGGTGGAGAACGCGCTGTTCGCCACCCTGGATCCCACCGTCCGCAAGGCGGAAACCGCTGACGGCCTGGGGTACACCCTGGCCGACACGGTCGGATTCGTCCGTTCGCTGCCCACCCAGCTGGTGGAGGCCTTCCGCTCCACCCTCGAGGAGGTGGCGGACTCGGACCTGATCCTGCACGTGGTGGACGTTTCGCATCCCGACCCGGAAGGACAGATCGCTGCCGTCCGGAAGGTCTTCAGCGAAGTTGATGCCCGCAAGGTGCCGGAGATCATCGTGCTGAACAAGGCCGATGCGGCCGACCCCTTCGTGGTGGAGCGTTTGAAGCAGCGCGAGCCACGCCATGTAGTGGTCTCCGCCCGCACCGGAGAGGGCATTCCGGAACTGCTGAAGGCCATCAGCGAATCGATTCCCCGGCCTTCGGTCAAGATGGACGTGCTCATCCCTT
- a CDS encoding class I SAM-dependent methyltransferase, which translates to MESAHYFSTSPAGPFTRKPLRVELAGETRRLQTSTGIFSPDGIDKGTAVLLAEVPAPHPQGNLLDIGCGWGPIALTMALLAPGSKVYAVDVNERCVTLTNENAAALGLSNVEASTPQEVDPGLRFDTIWSNPPIRIGKDELHALLKLWLPRLADGGTAWLVVQKNLGSDSLQRWLAAELDASFSVSRESTSKSFRILKVTKASRSPQ; encoded by the coding sequence ATGGAGTCTGCACACTATTTCAGCACGTCCCCCGCCGGCCCCTTCACCCGGAAGCCCCTTAGGGTGGAGTTGGCCGGTGAAACGCGGAGACTCCAGACTTCCACGGGCATCTTCAGCCCGGACGGGATCGACAAGGGTACAGCGGTGCTCCTGGCCGAAGTTCCGGCGCCGCACCCCCAGGGCAACCTGCTGGATATCGGATGCGGCTGGGGTCCCATCGCGCTCACCATGGCCTTGCTGGCGCCAGGGTCAAAGGTCTACGCAGTGGACGTCAACGAACGCTGCGTCACCCTGACCAACGAAAACGCGGCTGCACTGGGACTGTCCAACGTCGAGGCCAGCACTCCCCAGGAGGTAGACCCCGGCCTCCGGTTCGACACCATATGGTCCAACCCGCCGATTCGGATCGGCAAGGACGAACTGCACGCGCTGCTCAAGCTGTGGCTTCCACGCCTGGCGGACGGCGGGACGGCCTGGCTGGTGGTGCAGAAGAACCTGGGCTCGGATTCCCTTCAGCGCTGGCTGGCCGCCGAACTCGATGCTTCCTTCAGCGTGAGCCGTGAGTCAACGTCAAAGTCCTTCCGGATCCTGAAGGTTACGAAAGCGTCCCGCTCGCCACAATAA